In a single window of the Bacillus mycoides genome:
- a CDS encoding metallophosphoesterase: MKALIVSDSHSSVKELQQLKEKYEGKVDVMIHCGDSELTPAHEELQGFQVVKGNCDYANFQDEIVTDVDGIRFLVVHGHRHDVKMTLQTLAYHAEEVGAQVACFGHSHVLGAELLDGILFINPGSILLPRSRVEKTFALLEMDENHIEVRFETLDGQLVEQAIFKRG; encoded by the coding sequence ATGAAAGCTTTAATCGTAAGCGATAGTCATAGCTCTGTGAAGGAATTACAGCAGTTAAAAGAGAAATATGAAGGGAAAGTAGATGTCATGATTCATTGTGGTGATTCAGAGCTAACGCCTGCTCACGAAGAGCTACAAGGTTTCCAAGTTGTAAAAGGGAATTGTGATTATGCTAACTTTCAAGATGAAATTGTAACTGATGTAGATGGAATTCGTTTCTTAGTTGTACACGGTCATCGTCATGATGTGAAAATGACGTTACAAACGTTAGCGTATCATGCAGAAGAAGTAGGAGCACAAGTAGCGTGCTTTGGACATTCTCATGTATTAGGGGCAGAATTACTTGATGGGATTTTATTTATTAATCCAGGAAGTATTTTGCTCCCGCGCTCTCGTGTGGAAAAGACATTCGCTTTATTAGAAATGGATGAAAATCATATAGAAGTTCGTTTTGAAACATTAGATGGACAGCTGGTGGAACAAGCAATTTTTAAAAGAGGATAA